The Thiobacillus sp. genome contains a region encoding:
- a CDS encoding DUF3570 domain-containing protein — translation MPCLQAAHADNLPEHGLVSYKYLDYQDSQPGEDRIGVKAHSIMVMAPFAGRWMIQGSATVDAVSGASPRLWTMSSASMRDRRNAEDVSLTRYFPNDTLTVGANLSDENDYTSRGISLGGTHGSDDRNTTFHYGVGANDDHITAQGLDRKKNTVGVMVGVTQVFTPRDIGQFTVTHTNGHGFFTDPYKLADFRPNERLQSTVMLRWNHFFEGLEGTLRLNYRYYTDSWEIRAHSLGAEYVQPFPQGWTLTPSFRVHDQSAAQFFVEPGGVPAGLPYRSFDQRISAYGALTLGIKVAKELDANWTWDMKYELYEQRGSWRLLGEGSSGLAPFRARILQLGLSRKF, via the coding sequence ATGCCCTGCCTGCAGGCCGCCCATGCGGACAACCTTCCGGAACATGGCCTGGTCAGCTACAAGTACCTGGACTACCAGGACAGCCAGCCGGGCGAGGACCGCATCGGCGTGAAAGCCCATTCCATCATGGTGATGGCGCCTTTCGCGGGCAGATGGATGATCCAGGGCAGCGCCACCGTGGACGCCGTGTCAGGGGCCTCGCCACGCTTGTGGACCATGTCAAGCGCCTCCATGCGGGACCGGCGCAACGCCGAGGATGTCTCCCTTACACGATATTTCCCCAATGACACATTGACCGTGGGGGCCAACCTCTCGGACGAGAACGACTACACCTCCCGGGGCATCTCCCTGGGGGGGACCCACGGCAGCGATGACAGGAACACCACTTTCCACTATGGCGTGGGCGCCAACGACGATCACATCACCGCGCAAGGGCTGGACAGGAAAAAGAATACGGTCGGAGTCATGGTGGGCGTGACCCAGGTCTTCACCCCCAGGGACATCGGCCAGTTCACCGTCACACATACCAACGGTCATGGTTTCTTTACAGACCCCTACAAGCTGGCCGACTTTCGGCCGAATGAGAGGTTGCAGAGCACGGTGATGCTGCGCTGGAACCATTTCTTCGAGGGATTGGAAGGCACGCTGCGCCTGAATTACCGCTATTACACGGATTCCTGGGAAATCCGCGCCCATAGCCTGGGGGCGGAATACGTGCAGCCGTTCCCCCAGGGCTGGACCCTGACCCCATCCTTTCGTGTGCACGACCAAAGTGCGGCGCAGTTCTTCGTGGAGCCTGGCGGTGTCCCCGCCGGCCTGCCCTACCGCAGCTTTGATCAACGTATTTCCGCGTACGGTGCGCTGACTTTGGGGATCAAGGTCGCCAAGGAACTCGATGCCAATTGGACGTGGGACATGAAGTACGAGCTGTATGAGCAGCGCGGGTCCTGGCGCCTGTTGGGCGAAGGGAGCTCGGGTTTGGCACCATTCCGCGCCCGTATCCTCCAGCTCGGCCTGTCGCGCAAGTTCTGA
- a CDS encoding DUF4266 domain-containing protein — translation MPSLVRFTVMAPFLVIGLGACSTIEPVQPWEKGTLSRPEMTFEADVLDAKYTEHILFSKEGASGGAGVGGGGCGCN, via the coding sequence ATGCCCAGCCTTGTACGCTTCACGGTGATGGCGCCGTTCCTAGTCATCGGCTTGGGCGCCTGTTCCACGATCGAACCGGTGCAGCCCTGGGAAAAGGGAACCCTGTCGCGTCCGGAAATGACCTTCGAAGCGGACGTCCTGGACGCCAAGTACACCGAGCACATCCTTTTCAGCAAGGAAGGTGCTTCAGGGGGGGCTGGCGTGGGCGGCGGTGGTTGCGGCTGCAACTGA
- a CDS encoding TlpA family protein disulfide reductase: MKRMFGGMQAAGWLLSLAMLGNPAQAIEIGDPAPEFQLQGLSSTVKLSDASGKLVYLDYWASWCGPCRQSFPWMNELQSRYGSQGLQVVAVNLDAKPEDARRFLEMQPASFAVAFDPKGQTPRLYGVKGMPSSFLIGRDGKVLWRHTGFKGSDKAELEQQIAAALKLKTHAAMNAPQ; encoded by the coding sequence ATGAAACGGATGTTTGGTGGCATGCAAGCCGCGGGCTGGCTGCTGTCGTTGGCCATGCTGGGCAACCCGGCCCAGGCGATCGAGATTGGCGACCCCGCGCCCGAATTCCAGCTCCAGGGCCTGTCCTCTACGGTCAAGCTTTCAGATGCGAGTGGAAAGCTTGTGTATCTGGACTACTGGGCTTCCTGGTGCGGCCCTTGCAGGCAGTCCTTTCCCTGGATGAACGAACTGCAAAGCAGATACGGCAGCCAGGGCTTGCAGGTTGTCGCGGTCAATCTCGACGCCAAGCCGGAAGATGCCCGGCGTTTCCTGGAAATGCAGCCAGCGTCGTTCGCCGTGGCCTTCGATCCCAAGGGACAGACCCCGCGCCTGTACGGTGTGAAGGGCATGCCTTCCAGTTTCCTGATCGGCCGCGATGGCAAGGTGCTTTGGCGGCACACGGGCTTCAAGGGGAGTGACAAGGCGGAACTGGAACAGCAGATAGCGGCGGCTTTGAAGCTGAAGACACACGCTGCCATGAATGCCCCCCAATGA
- a CDS encoding SDR family NAD(P)-dependent oxidoreductase, producing the protein MSGRREPSHLIITGASNGIGAALALAYARPGVTLGLIGRDTERLSNVADRCRGLGARVTTGLIDVTDARALHDWILAFDDAQPVDLVIANAGIASTLASQKDSESWDTVRQVFEVNTWGTLNTITPLMDRMRSRRHGQIGIVSSLSAYVGMPISPAYCGSKAAIKVYGEALRGWLAPRGVGVTVICPGFVKSDMSDRFPGPTPFRVSADKAARIIQRGLGRDRARIAFPFPLNLSMWFLSILPPGLSLWLQKRFGFF; encoded by the coding sequence ATGTCCGGACGACGCGAACCCAGCCACCTCATCATCACCGGCGCCAGCAACGGCATTGGCGCGGCGCTGGCCCTGGCATATGCCCGGCCTGGAGTGACCCTGGGACTCATCGGCCGGGATACCGAGCGGCTGTCAAATGTGGCGGATCGATGCCGCGGCCTGGGCGCCCGGGTGACGACGGGCTTGATCGACGTCACCGACGCCAGGGCCCTGCATGACTGGATCCTGGCCTTCGACGACGCCCAGCCCGTGGACCTCGTCATCGCCAACGCGGGCATCGCCAGCACCCTGGCCAGCCAGAAGGACAGCGAATCCTGGGACACGGTGCGGCAGGTATTCGAGGTCAACACCTGGGGCACCCTGAATACCATCACCCCGCTCATGGATCGGATGCGCTCCCGCAGGCACGGTCAGATCGGCATCGTCAGTTCCCTGTCGGCCTATGTGGGCATGCCCATCTCCCCCGCCTATTGCGGCAGCAAGGCGGCCATCAAGGTCTACGGCGAGGCCCTGCGGGGCTGGCTCGCGCCCCGGGGCGTGGGAGTCACTGTGATCTGCCCCGGCTTCGTAAAGTCGGACATGAGCGACCGTTTTCCCGGACCCACCCCCTTCAGGGTCTCTGCCGACAAGGCTGCCCGCATCATCCAGCGGGGTCTGGGCCGCGACCGGGCACGCATCGCCTTTCCCTTCCCCCTCAACCTGAGCATGTGGTTTCTCTCCATACTGCCGCCAGGTCTCAGCCTCTGGCTACAAAAGCGCTTCGGGTTTTTCTGA